In one Terriglobia bacterium genomic region, the following are encoded:
- a CDS encoding glycosyltransferase, translating into MTRPFVSVLVDTYNHERFIEQALRSVLDQDFPAEDREILVVDDGSTDRTPEILRRFAPQIRVLRKANGGQASAFNAGIAECRGEIIAFLDGDDWWAPGKLRTVCECLRANPGLGAVGHGLYEVFPDERAPLLVVPEKTVRLSLKDVTAARLFSHLRAFLGTSRLTLRRSLLERILPVPEELIIEADEFLFTLATALGTVLVLDAPLFYYRMHSENLYQFNSQDSAKLRRKEAVLSALLRVLPPKLAEAGCPETVVRAVLESIWVDAERMRLSLDGGATWRTFQAERTAYRLSYRKCSAGYRVFQAMALGISLLLPPRSFYRLRNWYTVKGLSRIRSLFGEATPAAPVLEKWMDT; encoded by the coding sequence ATGACGCGGCCGTTCGTCTCCGTCCTGGTGGACACCTATAATCACGAGCGCTTCATCGAGCAGGCGCTGCGCAGCGTCCTGGACCAGGATTTTCCCGCCGAAGACCGCGAAATTCTCGTCGTGGACGACGGCTCGACCGACCGCACGCCGGAGATCCTGCGCCGCTTTGCGCCGCAAATTCGCGTCCTGCGCAAAGCTAACGGCGGCCAGGCTTCGGCCTTCAATGCCGGCATTGCCGAGTGCCGCGGCGAGATCATCGCCTTCCTCGACGGAGACGACTGGTGGGCCCCCGGGAAGCTGCGCACAGTCTGCGAATGCCTGCGAGCGAATCCCGGCCTCGGTGCCGTGGGTCACGGTCTCTACGAAGTTTTTCCGGATGAGCGGGCGCCCCTTCTCGTCGTACCGGAGAAAACGGTTCGCTTGTCCTTGAAGGACGTGACGGCTGCGCGTCTTTTCTCGCACCTTCGCGCCTTTCTCGGAACCAGCCGGCTGACGCTCCGCCGCAGCCTCCTGGAACGCATCCTGCCCGTGCCGGAAGAACTTATCATTGAAGCGGATGAATTCCTCTTCACCCTGGCTACGGCCCTCGGCACGGTGCTGGTTCTCGACGCACCTTTGTTTTACTACCGCATGCATTCCGAGAATCTTTACCAGTTCAATTCACAGGACTCTGCCAAACTTCGCCGGAAGGAAGCCGTGCTGTCGGCCCTCTTGCGCGTCCTTCCACCCAAGTTAGCCGAAGCCGGATGTCCGGAGACGGTCGTGCGTGCTGTGCTGGAATCCATCTGGGTGGATGCCGAGCGCATGCGGCTCTCGCTCGACGGCGGCGCGACGTGGCGGACCTTTCAAGCAGAGCGCACGGCTTACCGCTTGTCCTACCGGAAGTGCAGTGCGGGCTACCGCGTTTTTCAGGCGATGGCGCTCGGAATTTCTTTGCTTCTCCCGCCACGCAGCTTCTATCGCCTGCGAAATTGGTACACGGTGAAGGGCCTGAGCAGAATCAGGAGTTTATTCGGAGAAGCAACGCCCGCCGCGCCTGTTTTGGAAAAATGGATGGACACGTGA
- a CDS encoding class I SAM-dependent methyltransferase, producing MSSPVTKTMRRDWDERARKNAFHYIASWRKEWDLASFLASGEEDFQRLVVPALARCGLPATGQRMLELGCGAGRMTHSFARRFTRVYAFDLSREMLARARQIHSEQKNILWLLSNGSDLSCVASGSMDFVFSYLVLQHLPEETLVLQYIREMLRVLRPGGTILFQFNGGFAPTMNWRGRLAWGIVDALWSANLGAVSRAAASALGLDSSAAGKSWRGAAIAAPRIAELVRAAGGEVREMAGENTPMAWCCGVKAAGKA from the coding sequence GTGAGTTCACCCGTGACCAAGACGATGCGCCGGGACTGGGACGAACGCGCCCGGAAAAACGCCTTTCACTACATCGCTTCCTGGCGCAAGGAATGGGACCTGGCCTCCTTCCTGGCCTCCGGCGAAGAGGACTTCCAGCGGCTAGTCGTGCCCGCGCTCGCGCGCTGCGGCCTGCCCGCCACCGGCCAGCGGATGCTCGAGCTGGGCTGCGGCGCGGGGCGCATGACTCACAGCTTCGCGCGCCGTTTCACGCGCGTCTACGCCTTCGACCTTTCCCGCGAAATGCTCGCGCGCGCCCGCCAGATTCACAGCGAGCAGAAAAATATCCTCTGGCTGCTCAGCAACGGCTCCGATCTCTCCTGCGTCGCTTCCGGCTCCATGGATTTCGTCTTCAGCTATCTGGTGCTGCAACATCTCCCCGAGGAAACCCTCGTTCTCCAGTACATCCGGGAGATGCTGCGCGTGCTGCGCCCCGGCGGCACCATCCTCTTCCAGTTCAACGGCGGCTTTGCCCCCACCATGAACTGGCGCGGGCGCCTGGCCTGGGGCATCGTGGACGCCCTGTGGTCGGCAAATCTGGGCGCCGTGAGCCGCGCCGCGGCCTCCGCCCTCGGCTTGGACTCCAGCGCGGCCGGCAAAAGCTGGCGCGGCGCGGCCATCGCCGCACCGCGCATTGCCGAGCTGGTGCGCGCCGCGGGCGGCGAGGTCCGGGAGATGGCCGGGGAGAATACTCCCATGGCGTGGTGCTGCGGCGTGAAAGCCGCGGGAAAGGCCTGA